One part of the Haemophilus parainfluenzae genome encodes these proteins:
- the ansB gene encoding L-asparaginase 2 yields the protein MKFKKLTALMMVGLGFSVAQAAELPNITILATGGTIAGSGETAVSSTYKAGQLNIEALIDAVPEIKQLANVKGEQIVKIGSQDMSDEVWLKLAKAINTQCKDTDGFVITHGTDTMEETAYFLDLTAKCEKPIVLVGAMRPATEKSADGPLNLYNAVVVASDKKSAGRGVLVAMNDEVLGARDVTKMSTTAVQTFHSPNYGTLGYIHNSKVDYERSPESKHTVNTPFNIDKLDSLPQVGIVYAYSNAPIEPLNSLLDAGYQGIVSAGVGNGNVNAAHLKRLEKAAKDGVAVVRSSRVPTGYTTRDAEVDDSKYGFVAAGTLNPQKARVLLQLALTKTKDPKVIQQYFEDF from the coding sequence TTGGATTAGGTTTTTCTGTAGCACAAGCAGCAGAATTACCCAATATTACAATTTTAGCGACAGGCGGCACCATTGCCGGAAGTGGTGAAACTGCAGTTTCTTCTACTTATAAAGCAGGACAACTCAATATTGAGGCATTAATTGATGCAGTGCCTGAAATTAAGCAGCTAGCCAATGTAAAAGGTGAGCAAATTGTAAAAATTGGTTCACAGGATATGAGTGATGAGGTGTGGTTGAAATTAGCTAAAGCGATTAATACACAATGTAAAGACACCGATGGTTTTGTGATTACTCATGGTACAGATACGATGGAAGAAACCGCTTATTTTCTTGATCTGACTGCGAAATGTGAAAAACCGATCGTGTTGGTCGGTGCGATGCGTCCAGCAACAGAAAAAAGTGCGGATGGTCCATTAAATCTTTATAATGCTGTCGTGGTGGCATCTGATAAAAAATCAGCTGGCCGCGGCGTATTAGTAGCGATGAATGATGAAGTATTAGGGGCGCGAGATGTAACTAAAATGAGCACCACTGCTGTACAGACGTTTCATTCACCAAACTATGGCACGCTAGGCTATATTCACAATAGCAAAGTGGATTACGAGCGTTCGCCTGAAAGTAAACATACCGTAAACACACCGTTTAACATAGATAAATTAGACAGTTTACCGCAAGTTGGCATTGTTTATGCTTATTCTAATGCACCAATTGAACCGTTAAATTCATTATTGGATGCAGGCTATCAAGGTATTGTTTCAGCGGGTGTAGGTAATGGTAACGTGAATGCCGCACACTTAAAACGTTTAGAAAAAGCGGCGAAAGATGGTGTTGCAGTGGTACGTTCTTCCCGTGTGCCCACCGGTTATACAACACGTGATGCTGAAGTAGATGATTCTAAATATGGTTTTGTTGCTGCTGGTACGTTAAATCCGCAAAAAGCGAGGGTGTTGTTGCAACTTGCTTTAACGAAGACTAAAGATCCAAAAGTGATTCAGCAATATTTTGAAGATTTCTAA
- a CDS encoding anaerobic C4-dicarboxylate transporter, which produces MSAMFLLQFAIVLLCILVGARVGGIGLGVFGGLGLAILSFGFGLKPAGLPIDVMFMIMAVVSAAAAMQAAGGLNYMIKIATKILRRNPKHITFIAPAVTWLFTFLAGTGHVAYSVLPVIAEVSRQNGIRPERPLSMAVIASQFAIVASPIAAAVVAVVAYLEPQGIHLGDVLMITIPATILGLFLACIFVNKIGKELKDDPEYQRRLKDPKYADAFNSTTDTNEFEVSKTAKISLSLFLCGALLVVLMGAVPSLRPVFDGKPMGMAHTIEIIMLSIGALIIFTCKPDGTEITKGSVFHAGMRAVIAIFGIAWLGDTLMQAHMVEVKEMVKGLVETAPWTFALALFVLSVLVNSQGATVATLFPLGIALGIPAPVLIGVFVAVNGYFFVPNYGPIIASIDFDTTGTTKIGKYIFNHSFMLPGLLSMVFSLVIGLLLANVLL; this is translated from the coding sequence ATGTCTGCAATGTTTTTATTGCAATTTGCCATTGTGCTATTGTGTATTTTAGTGGGCGCTCGCGTCGGAGGTATTGGTTTAGGAGTATTTGGTGGTTTAGGACTGGCCATTCTCTCGTTCGGTTTTGGTTTAAAACCCGCAGGCTTACCAATTGATGTGATGTTTATGATTATGGCTGTAGTTTCAGCGGCAGCTGCAATGCAAGCTGCGGGTGGTTTAAATTATATGATTAAAATTGCGACTAAAATTTTACGTCGTAATCCTAAACATATTACTTTTATTGCGCCAGCCGTGACGTGGTTATTTACATTTTTGGCGGGTACTGGTCATGTTGCTTATTCTGTTTTACCGGTTATTGCGGAAGTCAGCCGTCAAAATGGCATCCGTCCTGAACGTCCACTTTCAATGGCTGTGATTGCTTCTCAGTTTGCAATTGTTGCAAGTCCTATTGCTGCAGCAGTGGTGGCAGTCGTTGCTTATCTTGAACCTCAAGGTATTCATCTTGGTGATGTGTTGATGATTACTATTCCAGCGACTATTTTAGGTCTTTTCTTAGCTTGTATCTTTGTTAACAAAATAGGGAAAGAACTTAAAGATGATCCAGAATATCAACGTCGCTTAAAAGATCCGAAATATGCTGATGCATTCAATTCAACAACCGATACAAACGAATTTGAAGTGAGTAAAACAGCTAAAATCTCTCTTTCCTTATTCTTATGTGGTGCTTTACTCGTTGTGTTAATGGGTGCAGTGCCTTCTTTACGTCCAGTATTTGATGGTAAACCGATGGGGATGGCTCATACGATTGAAATCATTATGCTATCTATTGGGGCATTAATTATCTTTACTTGTAAACCGGATGGCACAGAAATAACTAAAGGTTCCGTATTCCATGCGGGCATGCGTGCCGTTATAGCCATTTTTGGTATTGCTTGGTTAGGTGATACGTTGATGCAGGCACATATGGTAGAAGTAAAAGAAATGGTGAAAGGCTTAGTGGAAACTGCACCATGGACATTTGCTTTAGCGCTATTCGTGTTATCTGTTTTAGTTAATAGCCAAGGCGCAACAGTAGCAACATTATTCCCACTTGGTATTGCATTAGGTATTCCTGCGCCTGTCTTAATTGGGGTATTTGTTGCAGTAAATGGTTACTTCTTTGTGCCTAATTATGGTCCTATTATTGCGTCAATTGATTTTGATACAACGGGTACAACTAAAATTGGTAAATATATTTTCAATCATAGTTTTATGTTACCAGGGCTATT